In Papaver somniferum cultivar HN1 chromosome 1, ASM357369v1, whole genome shotgun sequence, a genomic segment contains:
- the LOC113325334 gene encoding uncharacterized protein LOC113325334 yields MSNNEEKEKKQLNDNEELKKQLEELGEKFTARDSKYRKLKRNYTTIVSNNSKDAIRARDAAVKIVCEESDIHLSKYEFADVPPNEDIPDSEEEYEESDEEL; encoded by the exons ATGTCAAATAACGAAG aaaaagagaagaaacaaCTAAATGAtaatgaagagttgaagaaacaACTTGAAGAATTAGGTGAGAAATTCACTGCTCGTGATTCCAAATATCGGAAGCTTAAGAGGAATTATACCACAATTGTTTCAAACAATAGCAAGGATGCTATCCGTGCTCGCGATGCAGCAGTCAAGATAGTCTGCGAAGAAAGTGATATTCATCTTTCGAAGTATGAATTTGCTGACGTCCCTCCCAACGAGGATATTCctgatagtgaagaagaatatgaagaatccGACGAAGAATTATAA
- the LOC113278788 gene encoding probable linoleate 9S-lipoxygenase 5, with the protein MFETISHWFPLALASLVFIFFFCKAISHLFRGKETADEKSLVDVEEKETIHGTVVLMKKNVLDFTDFQSSLLDRVDEFLGNGVCLQLVSAVHGDPENEMRGKVGKESYIEHWITTMTSAKAGSSVFGITFEWDESIGIPGAFIIKNLHHSEFYLKSLTLEEVPGVGRVHFVCNSWVYPAHHYKTNRIFFANQSYLPNQTPRPLREYREDELKTLRGNGTGELKEWDRVYDYATYNDLGSPDKGPRYARPICGGSSELPYPRRGRTGRKPTKTDPNYETRLFLLSLDIYVPRDERFGHLKMSDFLAFSLKSIAQVLLPGIVSFLDSTPTEFDSLQEVLDLHHGGLRLPSAAVNAIHHSVPLQMIKEIFRTDGHVLKFPVPHVIKEDKFAWRSDEEFGREMLAGVNPVAIRLLEEFPTISKLDPELYGDHTSSITKQHIEKNLNGLTVEEALENKKLFILDHHDTLIPYLNRINTTTTKIYATRTILLYQQDGTLKPLAIELSLVHPDGEKHGAVNEVYTPAEDGVEASIWQLAKAYAAVNDSGVHQLISHWLNTHAVIEPFVIATNRQLSVMHPIYKLLEPHYRDTMNINALARQTLISAEGILENTVFPGKYAMELSATIYKTWNFTEQGLPADLIKRGMAVPDQTKPHGLSLVIEDYPFAVDGLEIWSATEKWVHEYCSFYYPTDDLIQGDSELQAWWKDVRTEGHGDLKDKPWWPKMQTLSDLTKSCSTIIWVSSALHAAVNFGQFPYAGYLPNRPTVSRRFMPQPGTPEYAELEKNPDLVFLKTITSQLQTLLGVSLIESLSRHSSDEVYLGQRDCSEWTLDKEALEAFKRFGDNLVEIENKIMQMNHEKKFRNRFGPVNVPYTLLYPNTSDLSKVGGLTGKGIPNSVSI; encoded by the exons ATGTTTGAGACAATTTCACACTGGTTTCCTCTTGCCTTGGCTTCTCTCGTTTTCATATTCTTCTTTTGTAAGGCGATTTCCCATTTGTTTCGTGGCAAGGAAACAGCTGATGAGAAGAGTCTAGTTGACGTAGAAGAGAAAGAAACCATCCATGGAACGGTTGTGTTGATGAAGAAAAATGTGTTGGATTTCACTGATTTTCAATCGTCTTTATTGGATCGAGTTGATGAGTTTCTGGGAAATGGGGTTTGCTTGCAGCTCGTTAGTGCTGTTCATGGTGATCCAG AGAATGAAATGCGAGGAAAAGTGGGAAAAGAATCCTATATTGAACATTGGATCACAACAATGACCTCAGCGAAAGCAGGATCATCTGTATTTGGGATCACATTTGAATGGGACGAATCAATTGGCATTCCAGGGGCTTTCATTATCAAAAATCTCCACCATAGTGAGTTCTACCTCAAGTCACTCACACTTGAAGAGGTTCCTGGCGTCGGCCGTGTTCACTTCGTTTGCAACTCTTGGGTTTACCCGGCTCACCATTACAAAACAAACCGCATTTTCTTTGCTAACCAG AGTTACCTTCCAAATCAGACACCAAGACCTCTAAGAGAGTACAGAGAAGATGAACTTAAGACTCTTCGTGGAAACGGAACAGGAGAGCTCAAGGAGTGGGATCGAGTTTATGACTATGCAACGTACAACGATTTGGGTAGCCCTGACAAAGGACCAAGGTATGCCAGACCAATTTGTGGGGGATCATCAGAGCTTCCTTATCCTAGAAGGGGACGTACTGGTCGCAAACCCACGAAGACAG ATCCCAACTACGAAACCAGATTATTCTTGTTGAGCCTCGATATTTATGTGCCAAGAGATGAAAGATTCGGCCACCTGAAGATGTCGGATTTTCTAGCCTTCTCCCTCAAGTCCATTGCGCAAGTCCTTCTTCCAGGGATAGTATCATTTTTGGATAGCACTCCCACCGAGTTTGATTCTCTACAGGAAGTGTTAGACCTACACCACGGAGGACTCCGGCTACCCTCCGCTGCAGTAAATGCAATTCACCACTCCGTCCCTTTACAAATGATCAAGGAAATCTTTCGTACAGATGGACACGTCCTTAAGTTCCCTGTACCTCATGTCATCAAAG AGGATAAGTTTGCATGGAGGAGTGATGAAGAATTCGGAAGAGAAATGCTTGCTGGAGTTAACCCTGTCGCAATTCGACTTCTTGAG GAGTTTCCCACAATAAGCAAGCTCGACCCTGAACTATATGGAGATCATACAAGCTCAATAACCAAACAACATATTGAGAAGAACCTAAATGGGTTAACAGTTGAAGAG GCTTTGGAGAACAAGAAGCTATTCATATTGGATCATCATGATACATTGATTCCGTACCTGAACCGCATAAACACAACTACAACAAAAATTTATGCAACAAGAACCATCCTCTTGTACCAGCAAGACGGGACCTTGAAGCCTTTGGCTATTGAGCTAAGCTTAGTCCATCCAGATGGAGAAAAACATGGTGCAGTTAACGAGGTTTATACACCAGCTGAAGATGGCGTTGAAGCATCAATTTGGCAGCTTGCCAAAGCTTATGCAGCTGTGAATGACTCTGGCGTCCATCAACTCATAAGCCACTG GTTGAATACACATGCGGTGATTGAGCCATTTGTAATTGCCACAAACAGGCAACTAAGTGTTATGCACCCAATTTACAAGCTGTTGGAACCTCATTACCGAGATACAATGAATATCAACGCATTGGCTCGTCAGACTCTCATTAGCGCTGAAGGTATCCTTGAAAACACTGTATTTCCAGGAAAGTACGCAATGGAACTGTCAGCAACAATTTATAAAACGTGGAATTTCACTGAGCAGGGACTCCCGGCCGATCTCATTAAAAG GGGAATGGCAGTTCCGGACCAAACCAAACCACACGGGCTTAGCCTAGTGATTGAGGATTACCCTTTTGCTGTCGACGGGCTTGAAATTTGGTCAGCAACTGAGAAATGGGTTCATGAATATTGTTCATTTTACTATCCGACAGATGACTTGATCCAGGGTGATTCAGAACTCCAGGCATGGTGGAAAGATGTACGAACCGAAGGCCACGGTGACTTGAAAGATAAACCATGGTGGCCAAAAATGCAAACTCTGTCAGACTTAACTAAATCATGCAGCACTATTATATGGGTATCTTCAGCGCTTCATGCAGCAGTGAATTTCGGTCAGTTCCCGTACGCAGGTTACTTACCGAACAGACCAACAGTAAGCCGAAGATTCATGCCCCAGCCAGGTACACCTGAATACGCTGAACTAGAAAAGAACCCAGATTTAGTTTTCTTGAAAACTATAACTAGTCAACTGCAAACTCTACTTGGGGTGTCCCTAATTGAGAGCCTGTCAAGGCATTCTTCTGATGAGGTTTACCTTGGCCAAAGAGATTGTTCTGAATGGACATTAGATAAAGAAGCACTTGAAGCTTTTAAAAGGTTTGGGGATAATCTGGTTGAGATTGAGAATAAAATAATGCAAATGAACCATGAAAAGAAATTCAGAAACAGATTTGGACCAGTGAATGTGCCGTACACACTGTTGTATCCAAATACTTCTGATTTAAGCAAAGTTGGTGGACTTACAGGTAAAGGAATTCCAAACAGTGTTTCAATTTGA
- the LOC113315921 gene encoding uncharacterized acetyltransferase At3g50280-like — protein sequence MNNTSAKVRRVSTSTVFPATQKKRTTQKIELSPMDFRPFRRLYAQSGLLFAKPRTTSDSRESIQEETNKILSNLKSSLSQTLDYFFPLAGCLTVTKHDDDGTISVYINCNSAGVEFIHAVADVTIAVLLKPTYTPDIIDSFFTFDGIRNYEGVSLPLLSVQVTVLTDGIFVAFSSNHSVCDGTSFSNFINSWSQISRGITHKLHPPVILKPRWLPRQTNFPIRLPFSSIEELTVEKFIPSPELRQKKFHFTPQNVAKLKEKAHNGYGTTFSSLQVVSANVWVAVTRARQLHPNVNVTYACAINTRDRLDPPLPKGYFGNSVLRGLATAKAGELLEKGLSFGASLINHMVKSCTNDEIHRNWESWVENPVMPSSLDLLSSTNVAVGGSPKFNIHSIDFGWGAPLVSRYGSNYRSEGLIMADAGPVNNGVITIGICLPFEILRALENDVEFMETVCTVLPPEYSTTKIEPLSNL from the coding sequence atgaATAATACATCTGCAAAGGTTCGCCGTGTCTCCACCAGCACGGTCTTCCCAGCAACACAAAAGAAGCGTACAACTCAAAAGATTGAATTGAGTCCAATGGATTTCAGGCCTTTTAGACGTTTGTATGCTCAATCTGGTCTTTTGTTTGCTAAACCGAGAACTACCAGTGATAGCCGCGAATCCATTcaagaagaaacaaacaagattcTTAGTAACCTTAAGAGTTCCTTATCACAAACTCTCGACTATTTCTTTCCTCTTGCAGGTTGTCTGACCGTGACAAAACACGATGATGATGGAACCATATCTGTTTACATTAACTGCAACTCCGCTGGTGTTGAATTCATCCATGCTGTGGCAGATGTTACGATAGCTGTTCTTCTTAAACCAACCTACACTCCGGACATCATTGACTCATTCTTCACCTTTGATGGCATACGGAATTATGAAGGTGTATCATTGCCATTGCTTTCTGTACAGGTGACGGTATTAACTGACGGCATCTTTGTGGCCTTTAGCTCAAATCACAGTGTATGCGATGGTACATCCTTTTCGAACTTCATCAATTCATGGTCTCAGATCTCTAGAGGCATAACTCATAAATTACATCCTCCTGTCATTCTCAAACCTCGCTGGTTGCCCAGGCAAACCAATTTTCCCATCCGTCTACCCTTTTCATCCATTGAAGAACTAACGGTAGAAAAGTTTATCCCTTCTCCAGAATTAAGGCAAAAAAAATTTCATTTCACACCACAAAACGTTGCGAAACTTAAAGAGAAAGCCCACAATGGATATGGTACTACTTTTTCATCCTTGCAAGTTGTGTCGGCTAATGTTTGGGTAGCTGTAACGCGAGCTAGACAATTACATCCGAATGTAAATGTTACTTATGCTTGTGCAATTAATACTAGAGACAGACTAGATCCACCTTTACCCAAAGGTTACTTCGGCAACTCGGTTCTCCGTGGGCTTGCAACGGCCAAAGCAGGCGAGTTACTGGAAAAAGGACTCAGCTTTGGAGCTTCTTTAATAAACCATATGGTCAAATCCTGCACTAACGATGAGATTCATCGTAATTGGGAATCATGGGTGGAAAATCCTGTTATGCCTTCAAGTCTTGACCTGTTATCAAGTACTAATGTGGCCGTAGGGGGATCTCCGAAGTTCAATATCCACAGCATTGATTTCGGCTGGGGTGCACCATTAGTTAGTCGATACGGGAGCAACTACAGGTCTGAAGGGTTGATTATGGCCGACGCTGGTCCAGTCAATAATGGAGTTATAACCATCGGCATTTGCCTTCCTTTCGAGATATTAAGGGCCTTAGAGAACGATGTGGAGTTTATGGAGACTGTTTGCACAGTCTTACCACCAGAGTATTCCACCACCAAGATCGAACCTTTgtcaaacttatag
- the LOC113325345 gene encoding uncharacterized acetyltransferase At3g50280-like — protein MNNTSAKVRHVSTSVVLPATQKNRTTRKIELSPMDFRPFRRLYAQFGLLFSKPGTSSGSGESNQEETNKILSKLKSSLSQTLDYFFPLAGRLAVTKHDDDGTISFCINCNSAGVEFIHAVADVTIADLLEPTYTPHIIDSFFTFDGIPNYEGVSLPLLSIQVTVLNDGIFVAFSLNHSVCDGTSLSHFINSWSQISRGITHKLYPPVILEPRWLPGKTNFPVHLPFSSFEELKVEKFIPSPELRQKTFHFTPQNIAKLKRKANNASGTTFSALQVVSAHVWLAVTRARQLNPNENVTYACAINSRDRLDPPLPKGYFGNSVHGGLATAKAGELLEKGLSFGASLINQMVKSCTNNEILRDWQSWVENPVMPSSFDLLSSTNVAVGGSPKFNIHSNDFGWGAPLVCRYGNNYKSDGMIMADAGPVNGVITIGICLPFEILRALENDWEFMETVCTVLPPEYFTAKIKPLSKL, from the coding sequence ATGAATAATACATCCGCAAAAGTTCGCCATGTCTCCACCAGCGTTGTATTACCAGCAACACAAAAGAATCGTACAACTCGAAAGATTGAACTGAGTCCAATGGATTTCAGGCCATTTAGGCGCTTGTATGCGCAGTTCGGTCTACTGTTTTCTAAACCGGGAACTAGCAGTGGTAGCGGCGAATCCAACcaagaagaaacaaacaagattcTTAGCAAGCTTAAGAGTTCTTTATCACAAACGCTCGACTATTTCTTTCCTCTTGCAGGTCGTCTTGCCGTGACAAAACACGATGATGATGGTACCATATCGTTTTGCATTAACTGCAACTCTGCTGGTGTTGAATTCATCCATGCTGTGGCAGATGTTACGATAGCTGATCTTCTTGAACCAACCTACACTCCGCACATCATCGACTCCTTCTTCACCTTTGATGGCATACCGAATTATGAAGGTGTATCATTGCCATTGCTTTCTATACAGGTTACGGTATTAAATGACGGGATCTTTGTGGCCTTCAGCTTAAATCACAGTGTATGCGACGGTACATCCCTTTCGCACTTCATCAATTCATGGTCTCAGATCTCAAGAGGCATAACTCACAAGTTATATCCTCCTGTAATTCTCGAACCTCGCTGGTTGCCCGGGAAAACCAATTTTCCCGTCCATCTACCCTTTTCATCGTTTGAAGAACTTAAGGTAGAAAAATTTATCCCATCTCCAGAGTTAAGGCAGAAAACATTTCATTTCACACCACAAAACATTGCGAAACTCAAACGGAAAGCCAACAATGCATCTGGTACTACATTTTCAGCCTTACAAGTTGTGTCGGCTCATGTTTGGTTAGCTGTAACGCGAGCCAGACAATTGAATCCAAATGAAAATGTTACTTACGCGTGCGCAATCAATAGTAGAGACAGACTAGATCCGCCTTTACCCAAAGGTTACTTTGGCAACTCAGTACACGGTGGCCTTGCAACGGCTAAAGCAGGCGAGTTACTGGAAAAAGGACTCAGCTTTGGAGCTTCTTTGATAAACCAAATGGTTAAATCCTGCACCAACAATGAGATTTTACGGGATTGGCAATCATGGGTGGAGAATCCAGTTATGCCTTCAAGTTTTGACCTGTTATCAAGTACTAATGTGGCGGTAGGGGGATCTCCGAAGTTCAATATCCACAGCAATGATTTCGGCTGGGGTGCACCATTAGTTTGTCGATATGGGAACAACTACAAGTCTGACGGGATGATTATGGCGGACGCTGGTCCAGTCAATGGAGTTATAACTATCGGCATTTGCCTGCCTTTCGAGATATTAAGGGCCTTGGAGAACGATTGGGAGTTCATGGAGACTGTTTGCACAGTCTTACCACCAGAGTATTTCACGGCCAAGATCAAACCTTTGTCAAAGTTATAG